In Pseudosulfitobacter sp. DSM 107133, the DNA window CCAAGGCCAGAACGGCCAGTTCCGTGAAGCTTGGAGCTACGGCAACGACCCTTACCCCCCGAAAGGCTGAACAATGCTCAAGATGAAATACAAAGGCAGAACGTTTTCAAATGGCCGTTCCCTTGCGAACGCCATGACACGAGACATGAACAGCGAGATTGAACGCAAGATGAGGCAGGCCGCTTCGTCTTCTGGTGTTCGTCTCCGGAAAACCCATAAGGGGTTTGAAATCGAAGGTGATGCAAACAGTATGGCGCGGTTCAACAACCGCATCGGTCGTTGATCGCCGAGATATCCTCCCTCGTTCCAAGACTTTAGGCGCGCCTCGATGTATCGAGCGCGCCTTTTTTAATGATACTTGGTGCTATGAACTGAGATTGATTTCAGTTTGGAGCGTATATCATGGATCATCGATCTGATAGTTGGTGCCAATGAAATCAGCAGTATAGATCGGCGCGCAATTCCGGTGCGGATCAACGGTCAAGCATGCACAAGTCACACCTTTTGCAACACCCCCCTGCCCTATTTAATTTCAAGCACTTGGCTGTCGCATAAGTCTGTTGCAAAATAAGGGCATGAAAATTGGATATGCCCGCGTCAGTACTCAAGAGCAAAACATCGACCGACAAGTTGCCGCCCTTGAGGCCGAAGGGTGCGAGCTGATTTACAGTGAGAAGGTCAGCGGCAAGAACATGACCGCACGACCAGAGCTGAAGAAGGCCATTACCGCCCTGAATCCCGATGATGTGTTTGTCGTGGCCGAATGGGACAGAGCCACACGGTCATTCACGGATGGGGTTCAACTCATGGCTGACATTGGCGACCGTGAAGCGATGCTTCAGGTGCTAGACCGCCCCCTATTCGATCTGACAACCCCAATGGGCAAAGCTATGCTTGGCGTCTTATCTGCCATTGCGCAAGATGAGCGTGAGAGACGCTTGAAGCAGGCAGAAGAAGGACGCGCG includes these proteins:
- a CDS encoding recombinase family protein, translated to MKIGYARVSTQEQNIDRQVAALEAEGCELIYSEKVSGKNMTARPELKKAITALNPDDVFVVAEWDRATRSFTDGVQLMADIGDREAMLQVLDRPLFDLTTPMGKAMLGVLSAIAQDERERRLKQAEEGRAHAKRRGQHMGRKPSLTAYQQAEVLRMKTKGKSVREIAAMFNVSASTISRIR